A segment of the Arachis hypogaea cultivar Tifrunner chromosome 5, arahy.Tifrunner.gnm2.J5K5, whole genome shotgun sequence genome:
TCTTGTTCCACTCAAATTTAATTTTGGAATAGGCAAGCTTGCAAGAGACAACCTAACATGATCAGATAGAGGAGAATAAAATTTATCAACGTTCCAAGTTCCATTATGAATTACATGATCAATTGATAGACTAATGTCAGTAATATGAACATAGGGAATGATATCATAGAGCTTTCCGAAAGAGGACCAAGAATCAAACTACAGGGATTGATGTCTATTACCGCAACTCCACTCAAAACCATCTTTCAAGTATTTAAAGGCTTTAACTATGCTTTTTCACACATGAGAAGCTCCACACATAGCCTCCCAACTTCTGCCATTAGAGAGATGCTTGTTGTATATAGCCTGGACTTAGAGCTTGTAATGGCAGTGGAGCATTTTTCAAATAAACTTTCCTAAAAGAGCAATATTCACACGTTGCGAATCTCTCATTCCAAGGCCATCATATTTTTTCAGTGTCACAACCTTTTCCCACTTTCTAAGAGATAAGCCCCTCCTTGTTGCTTGCCCCTTCCAAAAGAATTGTCACATCAACGAATCAATTTTTTCACAGGCATGAGTCGGAAAGTAAGAGACATGCATTTGATAAATTGGAATCGAAGATAATACTAATTTGACCAAACACAATCTACCGCCTCGTTGAAAAGATGACTCTTCCAATTAGCAAGCCTACCTTGAACCTTATTTAAGACCTCATAAATAATTTTCTTAGCCACTCTTTCATGACCAATATTTATTCCTAAATACTTGCCCAAACTTTGAGTGAAGTGAATATGTGAAACCCCTAATAAAACTTCTTTCCTCCTCTACGAGATAAGTTTAGAGCAAAGAGCTTTAGACTTAGAAAGATTGACCTTTAGATTTAAAGCTTTGGTGAAAAGATCAAGAGTATGCATAACAATTACAACATGGGACCTAGTTGGTTTACATAAGAGAAGAAGATAGTCAGCAAACATAAGGTGAGAAATTCTTGGTCCTCTCTTAGATATAGCAACAGAGATCTGAGATCCATTAGCCACGAGATGGAAAATTTGGTAGGCCAACCATTCCATGCACGAGACAAACAGGTAAGGAAAAAGTGGTTCACCTTGTCGAATACCTCTATGGGGGTTAAAACTATGTAACCTCTCACCGTTCTAAAGAATTGAGAGAGATGAGGAATAGACACATCTCATGATTAAAGTAATAATACTGTCAGAAAAGCCAAAAAGTCGAAGTAAAAGCTAAAGGAATATCTGAACTACTCTGTCATAAGCCTTCTCAAGGTCTATTTTAAAAGCAATAGTTTCTTTCTTCGATTTGGTTTTTCGCATGAAGTTAAGAATCTCCTGAGCAATAATAATATTCTCACTTGTGCCTCTTCCTGGTATGAAAATCCCCTCCCCCCGACGTGGTCCAATCACATCCGTTAGGAAAGGGTAGAGGCGATTAACTAACACCTTGGTTATAATCTTATAAATAACGTTGCACAAGCTTATAGGTTGAAAATCCTTCATAACTGTAGGACTATCCACTTTAGAAATGAGCACAATCAAGGTTTCAAAAATAGACATGTCCAAAACTTCTCCAGAAAAGACTCTAAAGACACACATTCATACATCTTTTTCAACATTCTCTCAATATTCCTTAAAGAACACAGCTTGGAATACATCCAGCCCAAGAGCTTTAAAGGCACCCAAATCTATAACATCGCATTTGtcttcctcaaataaaactggctTGACAAGAGACTCACATGCTTCATAATTAAGCTCAGGGAAAGGAACATCCTCAAGACAATCAAGCTCTACCTCTTCTCTAGAACAAAAGAGtttctgaaaaaaaattattgacttcATTCTTTAGAACATTCACATCATTGGACCAAGTACCATCCTCAAGCATAAGAGTGtgaattttatttatctttcgtCTGACAATAGTTTGGAGAtggaaaaaattagtttttttatccCCAAATCTCACCCACTTCTCTATAGATTTCTTGTACCAAAAAAGCTCCTCCCTTAAAATAATAGCATGTAATTTCCGCTGAGCCGAGATTCTTCCTCTGAGATGAGGGTCGTCAGAGCACCCTAAGGACAACTGAATACTATTAATCTGCCCTTATAACTCTCTTTTCTTGATAAAAATATTGCCAGAGACCTCAGAATTAAACCTTTGAGCATCTCTTCTTACAACAAAAAGACTTTTAAAAACATTCGAACACTTAGAGTTCCAAGCCTTATGAACTACATCATGGAACAAAAGGTTAGTGGTCCATGCAGCTTGAAACCTGAAAGGTCGGTTCATTTTCTGCTTGACACCATCTAGCCGACACTTGATAAGAAGGGGCGAATGGTCAGAATTGTATTTGcctaaaatttcacaaaaaatctcAGGGAACAGAAGGCGCAAATATCTATTAATAAAATTCTCGTCCAATTTCTTTGCTATATCTAATCCTCCCTTGACTATTCGATGCCAAGAATATCTCCTCCCTTTAGATCACATATCCATCAAACCACAATCATCCATAGTAAAAGCAAAAACATGAGCTCTATTAGCATTAAAGATCCTTCCCTTAACCTCTTTCGAAGACAACACTTCATTAAAGTTTCCTAGTACTAACCAAGGACTAGATATATTAGTGACCAACTATCTAAGGTAATCCCAAAGAGCTGGCCAATACTGAGCTTGGGGGTTGGCATACACCACGTTACATGTCCACATACAAGATCCTTTAATTACTTCAAAAGCAACACAATGATCAGTGATATTCACAATTTTGCTTTGTTCCTAGGATTTATCCACCAAAACCCAAATGCCACCACTCTAACCTCTAACTTAAGAGATACTAACATTACAATACTCCAGATTCTCCGAAAAAGACTTTATCTTCTCAAAGATAATAtgggtttcaataacaataaaaaagaaatgatgaaatttttttccatttttcttgaAATGTACACGAGCTAAGTTCCCAGATGCTCCCTCACATTCCACGTTATGATGCTAAATTTATTACTATTCATAACAACAATAATAGAAAGGGGGTGATAAGAACACTACCTGGTTCAGAGATCCTGAACCCTCTCTTCGACCACCTCATTTTCCTTTGCCTCTTTAACATTAACACTTTGCTCTcacttctcttttctctctccatGTTCCAAGATTCTGCAATCTTGCAGTGAACTTTGAAGGAAAATTTGTCTGAGACGTTTTCTGACTATGCTTTGAGAAGGGGTCTCATGCTTAGCCCCACTTGGCCCTGCTTTAATGCCGCTGTATGAAGAAAGATGAATAGTATTCACATTAACATATTTTTTAACACTCCCAGTCCTAGGAGCTTTAGAGAGCCTAAAGCTTTTTGTCTTTCTACCCGTATTTACCATGAAAACAAGTTTTTTAGAATTGGGCTTCTTAACATTGGGCCGAGGCACTATGTTGACATTGTCCTTtacactctttttttcttttttttttaattaataaccttGGTCCGCTCTTCTTCAACTTCCATGTGACTATTGGCATGATCTTTGCCTCCTTTTTCATGCAACAAATTATGCGAAGAATCCTCCTTTCCATGTTCTTCGGTAACGGGCAAATCACTTTAAAAAATAACGTCTCACTGCACTTTTCCATCGTTGGCATTTGTAGTCCTCGGAAAATGCTTTTTGGTGGCTTATCTGCTCCCATTTTCACCGTCTTATTTTTCAACTTTGACTTGCAATCAGCCGCGACGTGTCTATAACACTTGCATGTATCACAAATAAGTTCTAAAGGCTCGTACTCCACCTTATAGACCACATCATCTACATCAATCTCATCAATGATTGGTACACCCAAGTCTATATGTATACAGGTACGTGCAAATTTTCtcctttccaattccttggttGCGACATCGACTTTGATCGAAGTACCAATCGTCGTCGTAATCCACCGCATGGCCTTTTCCTAGTAATATAGAATCATCAAGCCCGTCAAGCGAATCCAAACAAGAGTACAGCCAAAGAATTTCTCTGTCGAACAAAATCAAAAGACCAAGGTTTGACTACTAAATAGAATCCATCTATCATTCATGGTCCCCTAACTAGAACCTTTTCTCGATCCTCTCTTCAGTCACATTTGACAAGAAAATATCCATTCCCACATCCAAGAGTTCATAACCACCATTGAACCTCCAGATGAACCTTAATCTATGAGACAAGACCGTATAACTAAGGTTCTTACTGAGCACGCTAACCACTATAATCTTTGTAAGGCTCCGCAAGCACCTTCCTTCCCTCTTCAGAAAACACTACCTTCAGTTTGGATGCACCCTTGCCTCCCGATGACCACAATCGATCTATCCCCATCCAACACGTCCTCCATGATCAATGGCTTCGGTGCCACCTCACCTACCACTTTGTCTCTAACAGAATCTTTAGAGACATAGGTATCATGCATGCTAGGTTTCCCATCTCTCTGCCCTCCTGCGCTTACTTCAGCCTTCCCATTGGCCCCTACGCCCTCTTGACCCACATTTTTGACGCCTTTTTCCGCTCATCATGCTCCACCGTTTTGACATCCTGCACCGCCACTCCTTCTACCCCACTTTCACCCTCTCTCAtctcaataatattttaaagttgtaTCTGAAATACTTTCCATTATACAGAGGCTCCGCTAGGTAGACAACGAAAAAtctgaacaacatgaacaatggGTTGGCAATTTggtccaaaaaatttaaaaaaaatatttcacccAAAATATACAACCAAAAAATCTCATTTAATCATCTCATACTtagtaaattgaacatccaacatatTTTAACTGTATCTAACTAGATCTATTCCAACCAAATAACCATCcacataagaattaaaataattatcgtatacctactaaaatgatcatccggctaaaaattaaaaataatcatccgcatacctaTTAAAATAACTCAAGAAGGCAACGTACCAAATAATAAACAATGAACTCATGCTAGATGCAAACCTCAGGCTGAATCTGGCGTCGTTCGTGACGACGTGGATGGAGTCTGAGTGCAACAAGTTCGACGACGTGGATGGAGTCTGAGTGCAACAAGTTCATAATGGCCGCCATTAACAAGAAGTCAAGAACGCCATTAACTAGAAGTCAAGAACCACTTTGACATGGATAAGCAGGTGAAGGGTGCAAAAACGGCGCCACTAATAGGGTTGGAAGAGAATCTGGTGCGGCGGTGAGGGAGGCGACAGCGTCAAGAACTTTGCGGTGACGACGATGACCGTTGCGGGAGAGAGAAACGCCGGTGAAGGGGTGCAAAACGGCGTTACTAATAGGGTTGGAGGAGAACCTGATGCAGCGATGAGGGGGCGACAGTGTTAAAAGCTTTCCGGCGACGACGATGACGGTTGTAGGAGAGATCAATACCGTTGAAGAGAGGTGTAAAACgtacaatatataatatataaatggtTAACCGTCCGTAGTAGTTTATgtgctaattttattttttttaattttaaaatatgataataattatttaattaattaaaaatctaaattttaattttaaatttattttttcttttaaattattgtttACTATATACAttgtttttctatattttttctatAATAGTGAATACTGTTAAAAATAGAAAGTACGTTGTTAAGAATTTTagtgtctattttattttatttattttttataattttctattataataataaactCTACTTTTAATgtattgaatttttttctttagaaaaaacaaataatcTACATAACATCAAAATAATACTgtataatctatttttttttaaaataaagattcgatccatattcattaaaaaaacataagacgaagttaatataaaaatatattcatCATATATTATTTTAAGGTCAAACATATATAAGACAAATGTTGTCAATTAAACTTCTTTTTTAGATAATTGGCATGTCAATTACACTTTTGTAATAGTATCGCCAAGAtcgaatattaaaaaaaaaataataacaattaaaattttgtttttatttttttaaaaataaaattaattattaatttaaatagtataaatttttatttttatttaaatattttgaattcaaacctcactcttaattaaaaaaaaatttagttggtCACCGTAGTTGGAGTGGGGACTTGTACAGTTGTTGTACCCCTGCCTCTATCTCTGCTTATCCCAAATTGAAAAAATTCCTTGCCGTGacaattaattctttttttaaagaaagagCTCAACATTGGTGAAATAAGTAAATAAgataaatacaaattataaacgatcaataattttatgttattttcgttatCAATAACATGAATTATTTACAATATCATTCTGTAATATATAAAAATGATTAACCCGCACaatttctaaattttgttattttactGTGAAAGATAACATCATTTTTACGTAATCAAATAGTCCACAtaatgatattttttagtttaataaattaagattaatttattataaatttaaattttatttaaaaatttattattaattaataaattattttatatataagactaaatttaaatttttaatacttatttaaatagatgAGTAAATTAATCATTTACATAACTAAAGTAAATTATCACATTTTTATTCTAGTAACCCATGATCTCCACAAACATTTATTTAGACGAATTTTTTGACCATATCTCTGAGATAatcttgtaaataaaaaatatatattaactttTAGGATTATCTGTTTAGGTTTTTATTTAGATTTTCAGCGACTATAAATATTGGGTTAAAAGTTAGAAGTTAAAACATTAAAAGTGTTTTTTTAATACCAAAAAAGGGTTGTACTATTTCTTGGTGACaccaaataaaaaagttatactATTATTTTATTGAGTTTTAGTTTTGAAATGAACAAATGAGATTACTCTGTGGAGCATGAAAACTCCTCTAATAATTACGATTGCTATTATAAATTAGGGAGCGCCTCCCAAATTAATAATGTCATTCTTTAATTGTatattatcaaaaataattaTCTTACAATTTTTCTCTCCATTATGTGAAAGAtaaattagaaaaattataacTTATGGAGTGATAATATTATTCTCTTATAAATAAACTactatatatagcaataataataaataaggagccaataaaatatttatacaatgtgtataatgaactatatgagttaaaaaataaacatcaTTTATACTATTCAGAATAACTATCCGAGTACTAGGAATAATAAATATCTTATGTCATAAAATAATTCATCCAAAAGCTTTTAGATGTAAAATtataataccatgtcatgatattactcatcccaaaagtttcaatTGATGGAAAAAAGTAACACTAATCTTTGATACGGCATCCCTACACCTCTATTGtatacattgtataaatattctattGATTTCCTATATTTCTTCGTGATAAATACAGAAGAGTTgatttaataaaagaaatggaCAATAATAATTACTGTAGTGAATAGTAATACAAATATACATGCcactaaaaatacttttttttttctctctcgtAATAtccattatttattttcaaattgaaGCATGTAGCACAAACATATAAGTAGTATCTGTTATAAGACCTAatgaattaataatttattaaaaccaATAAATTGAAGGGATGCAAGTGTGATATATGGAAGCAATGGAGAAGTTTTGAAGAGATTGAGAACATTGAAAGATGGGAAGATAAAGATATCTGAAGAAGGGGAGCTTCTCCATAATGAAAATGGAATTGCAGTCTCTGGTGATGTCCGTAATAGTTGGGCTGGTGTCTCAACTTTGCAGGCCCTTTTTGTTCATGAACACAATTCTGTCTGTGATGCTCTCAAGGTATGTATATGTATTCTGTTGTAATTAACTAACATACCCTAAATTTTACAATCGATCACGTTTTATATATTTATCAACTAGTTAGTTAAGTTAGTTTTAAGTTGGTTAGAGATAATTAGAGGCAGTTAGATACCGTTAGAAATCAGTTACGGGTAATCTAATATTTTGTCTGATGTATCTGAATTTGAATGcacaaattaaaaacagaaaaactaCCCAGAATTGGATGATAAGGAAATATATAGGCATGCAAGGTTGGTGACGTCAGCAGTAATTGCAAAAATTCACACCATTGATTGGACTGTAGAGCTCCTTAAAACTGACACTCTACTTGCAGGCATGAGGGTCAACTGGTATCTCTAAACACTCTCTTGTCAATTAattatagaaaatgattaaaacttttttttaattattctcctaaattttgaatttttttattttttgatatttttataaaataagatatatatttaaatttttgtctatttaaatataagagaataattaaaaaaattaattaagattctcaatcattaatattaattatggATTTAGattttctaaagtttgaatttcactttagagagtaaagtgtgatctctcactattGATTTCATAAGtaacaccaaaaataaatataaaagaaaaactattcAATGGTAGAAGatcatattttactttttaagatgaaattcaaattttagaagatccaaattcattaattatatatgCTTAATTAactaagataattttttttcttaatttggaTTATCGTTTTAACTAGGTTCAATCATGAGACCCTTATTAGCTTGTTAGGATTCTTTACCGTGTGCTTTTAATCTATCTTGATAGAAAaattaattctctctctctctctctctctatatatatatatatattgttttcttAAATTTAAATCATTCCAAAATTTTGCGACTTAAAGTATATTGGACTCTACTTGCAGGCATGAGGGCCAAATTGATATCTCTAAACACTATCCTCTTCATTATATGTGCCTAATTAACAAAATTTTGTTTATTAGCTGTACTGTACATGCATGTTTgattaattattgaattaatttaaagTATTGTGCACTCAAGGTATGGATTGTTGGGGAAGAAATTTAAGGACACGTTTGGACATGTTGGAGGAGCAATCTTAGGAGGACTTGTGGGATTGAAGAGACCAAATAATCATGGTGTCCCATACTCTTTAACTGAGGAATTTGTCAGTGTTTATAGAATGCACTCACTCTTACCTGATAACCTTCAACTCAGAGACATATCTGCCACTCCTGGACCCAATAAATCTCCACCGTTAATCAAAGAGTatgaacattattattattattattattattattattaagttttttccgttttcttattattattaatgtcaaATCAAAACTTAAGAAAAGGTTAAGAAAATTTCCTTTGCGGTTTGGTATTATGATAGGATTCCTATGAAGAATTTGATTGGACTAGAAGGAGAGAAGACTTTAACAAAGATAGGGATTGTAAGTCAAATAGTATCAATGGGGCACCAAGCTTGTGGAGCACTTGAGCTTTGGAACTATCCAATGTGGCTCAGAGATCTCATACCACAAAACTTGGACGGCTCAGAAAGGCCGAATCACGTGGACCTACCTGTTCTTGAAAGTATGATACCTAATCATAATCCTCCATTATTCTAAAATGCCAcaaataaaaacatatatataatatatacgaTGATGCAGTTTATAGGGACAGAGAGAGGAATGTAGCAAGATACAACGAATTCAGGAGGGCATTATTGTTGATACCAATCTCGAAATGGGAAGATTTAACAGATGAGAAGGAAGCAATTGAAGTACTAGAAGATGTTTATGGTGATGATGTTGAAGAGCTTGATTTGTTGGTTGGCCTAATGGCAGAGAAGAAGATTAAAGGCTTCGCTATTAGTGAAACTGCTTTCGTTATATTCCTCCTCATGGCATCTAGGTATATATAGTATTATTATTAGTCTTGAatttcttctttgtgttttggtCTAATAAGAGTTATTGAATTTGTAGGAGATTAGAAGCTGATAGGTTCTTCACAAGCAACTTCAATGAAGAGACGTACACTAAGAAGGGTTTGGAATGGGTCAACTCTACAGAAAGCCTTAAGGATGTTATTGATCGTCACTATCCTGAAATCACTCTCAAGTGGCTCAACTCTTCTAGTGCCTTCTCTGTTTGGGACTCTCCCCCAAACACTTCCAATCCCATCCCTCTATACCTTCGTATTCCCCATTGATCATCATTTCACCCTTCCAACTATATTAAACTTCCTCTAAAATAATTATACTTTCACCACAATAAATAAATGGCTGGACCACTATTAGGGAACTCATCAGTCTCCAATATCAATATGACGTATTGTTGTTATTTGCATTCATAATATTACAAGCTATATTATTCCTATTCCTTTTATGTGTCCTTTTCTAATTGCCGtataacaagagaaatgttagttgtcctttaacttttaatttttagttagttttttcaaggatttattattatttaattaatttaaatattcactTTTACGTATTAATTGTCcaaaaaatcagattttttttcttaaagttaaataaaagaaaatatttaaaagatacttAATTTCACTAATAAATCATTTAGTGCGCATGCACACCTAAGTTGGTCGTTTCTCACATCTCTTGATCATGATTCTCAAGTCTTAACCTTACAAAAGAGACTTGATTCAACAGAATGACAAAACTCATTGCTAACAGAGACATAGCTGCCTATATATGAAAAGATACATGTAATCAATTAATCTAACTAACTATGCTAACCAttactacctaactaactatccatCAAAAAGAAAATGATTCAGTTGCAGCAACCCCAGTTGTCCAAAGCTTACATGTGAAGTAAGACCTTGCCTTAAGTTAGAAGGGCAAAATATTAGATCCCTAACTTGCAAAATATTGCTGAAGATGATGTcacaatagtttttttttttttttttttccaggaCACAATCGAGCTCCCAATGTAGAAGCAGTAAGTAGTGATGGATCTTTTCGTCCATGtatagatataattttttaaaattctgagGGCCCAAGCCACTACCCCTTTATATCCGTCCATGTATAGCGATAGATTTTGTGAGAAAAACTTTAGCCATCACTAAACTTTAAGAAAGAATTGTTTACCATTTTTTCTGTCACTACACCGTCTTAATTCATGCCGTTCAATTAGGTATCctttaaaaataatacaatattcagttttttattataataattttaaaaaaaataaaacaaacgcaactaaaaattatgaatagatttagtgtctttctaaaattaaatatatatttaaaagacaaactaaataaaattaaaatttaaaatttaaatttaaaatttctgtttcaaatttaatatattttattattaatatattataatttaaatacacatctaaaaatcaaattattcaaaattcaaaattttgattttaaaattctaaaataaatcttaaaccatttaattatatttatttgatagATTTTTAAATgtgttctaaaaatattttgagtATGACTGTATTATTTTGTATGTGTAATAAACTTACGAAATAAACTAATGCTCAAATAATAcatgttagatatatttttattcataagatataaaaaatttaaattaattattgattttaataattttgaaaacgtTAATGTTCAAATAAGTAATGAATAAATCTaactaatgataaaataataaacattagatgcattttattaaatcaaatattaaaagattaattatatttttagtatttatatttaaatgCTAGAAGTTATAATCttggatgtgtttcaaaaataatttatatataacatcatatttttagatgtgttataattgaaaaaaaataatttttatgaacATACCATCTACATAATCTtacttaaacttttaaattttagatgtgttttaaaaataatgtgttataattaaaaaataatatctatttGTATTATACACATAACTTGTAATTAATCCTCAATGTTGTACTCAATGAACTTAAATTGTAGATATATATTCTATGTATTAGATgtacaaaaaaatattcaatgtTTTAGGAGAATTAGTGTGTTGAACTGTTGATAGGACATTAGTTATTGAACCTTTCATTTTCAGAATGAACCACAAGAAATAGCCTTAATAATGGCAAGTCATAAGATTTTAAAGATTTAAAGTGTGCCAAAAACTCCTTTCGTTTCAAAACTATATACAGATATAATCACATAAACAACggggcaaataataataataataataataataataataataataataataaagaaaaaagaagagggtGCTACCTGGCTTCAAGATGAGAACGTTTTGGTTGAACTTCAAGACGAGAGGGTGGTGTTATTAGTTTATCACATTTCAGAAAGTAAcgtaaaagaaaatataaaaaaccgTGTTATATGAAGTTA
Coding sequences within it:
- the LOC112802506 gene encoding alpha-dioxygenase PIOX; this encodes MWSIVMAPIKVLATRFQHQFIHKDFHEAFAKMTIVDSFLFIIIHSIDKLGIWHQLPVILGLIYLGIRRHLHEEYNLFNVGTTPKGVGFNPSDFEFRTSDGEYNDPFNEVAGSQGSFFGRNVLPVDQKNKLLKPDPSVVATKLLARRTYKDTGKQLNVIAASWIQFMIHDWMDHLEDTNQIEVTAAREVADECPLKSFRFYKTKEIPTGSYEIKTGAKNIRTPWWDASVIYGSNGEVLKRLRTLKDGKIKISEEGELLHNENGIAVSGDVRNSWAGVSTLQALFVHEHNSVCDALKKNYPELDDKEIYRHARLVTSAVIAKIHTIDWTVELLKTDTLLAGMRVNWYGLLGKKFKDTFGHVGGAILGGLVGLKRPNNHGVPYSLTEEFVSVYRMHSLLPDNLQLRDISATPGPNKSPPLIKEIPMKNLIGLEGEKTLTKIGIVSQIVSMGHQACGALELWNYPMWLRDLIPQNLDGSERPNHVDLPVLEIYRDRERNVARYNEFRRALLLIPISKWEDLTDEKEAIEVLEDVYGDDVEELDLLVGLMAEKKIKGFAISETAFVIFLLMASRRLEADRFFTSNFNEETYTKKGLEWVNSTESLKDVIDRHYPEITLKWLNSSSAFSVWDSPPNTSNPIPLYLRIPH